The following is a genomic window from Rhodospirillaceae bacterium.
AGTCGTCAAATTTACCCCCGACTTCGTCCCAGAGATCACGCCGCCAAAATGTAGCATCCTGTGTGATCCACCCGTTGTGAGGGCGACCGAGGGTCTTGATGTGTTCGCCATGGGCAAAGCCCCAGGCATCAACGCCTGGCATGATCTCGGTGCTGATGACGGTGCCGTCTTCGCGCGCAATCAATGGAAACCGAGATGTGATCCATCTGACCCCAGGAAGTTGGTCAAATATTTCTAGGACCGTTCTCAAGGCCCACGGTGTCAGCATGTCATCTGAGTTGAGCCAGCCCATATAGGGCGCGTCGGATTTTGCAAAGCCATTAGCAACGGCATCATAATTGCCTTTGTCTGGTGCGCTCTGCCAATGATGCAGGTGAGGACTGAGTTCCTCAATAATCTCTACTGAATTGTCTGTTGAGCCGCCATCCATTACGACGTAATCCACGCGATCAAAATCGGGCTGGGAGATAATGGATTGCATGCACTCTCGTAGATACTTGCCGTAATTATAATTTACGGTCACCATCGTCATGCGGGCAGGAGGACGTTCAGGCATATGAGAATTCTAGCTCTCTGGTTGATCTTAGTATTGTATAAAAGATAAGCCACCCTAAGTAACACGCCAAGGCGGGGATTACTTGTAAATTGGAATTCCAGGCCGTCCCGACTCGTGAATAACCCGTTCGATGACGGCGGGATGATCTATGCGCTCAAAAAACTCCAGCCCGCGTACACCATCCCGCCACTTATCGAGGGATTTCTGCAAGTGTGCCATAATCCAATCGGGGTCATGTAAGTAAAGTCCCGGTATGTGATAGTGGCTCAGAAGCCACCCTAGCATGGATACCTTTTGGTCATCATCAACTTGCGGCCCTTGCTGCTGGAGCGCATCAATACCTTCATAATCAGCGATGGCATTAATATGCGAGTTGCCCACCGCATAGATCGTGTGACCCCAGAGCAACCCTTGCAGCGCGACGCTGGAGGATACACTTGCAACAGAATCCATATGCGCCAGCATAAACTGTGACGGGAAGATAATGCGGCTCATTTCAGCATTCATAAATAGGTTTTCATTCTCAGCGATGAGCGATTCCAGAAGTTTAGGGTCTGGAAATTCCCGGGTCATGTGAATTGCCGTCGAATGCGGCAAGGCGACAACACACGTGCTGTCGGGAACATTCTCAATGACATCTTGCAGGAGGCCATCTTGCGATGTGTACGTGCTGGTGCCCTCAAACCCATAATGGCCGCTGAATTGAAGGGGTAGTAGCATCAGATGCTCGAATTTTCTCCGCAGGCCATCACACATATCTTTGAAGGGTGAGTTTGGCTTTAGGATGTCATCCAGATACCGCTTCCTAAAATTCTTAACCAGATTCCGTTCGCTCCCTTTTGCCTGATAGCTTCTGAGGTCATCCACATACTGTGACAATGTGCTGTTGCCAAATTTTCCCAGGGGGTCGAGGTAAAAACTTTCTGGGAAAGGGGGTCTGGAGTAGAGCCCGTATTCCATATGAAAGATGAGGGCGTCGGGAAATGCTGTTCGGAGCCAAGGGGCAGTTGTGTATGTAATCACAACGTCAGGTTTAAACTTATCAAGGGCTTTCAGGAGAACGGCCGCCGCCTTTTCTAGTTCCGTCTCAGTGAGTTCGCCTCGATAGCCACGTATCGTTGCTGCTAAGTAGTTCTCGCCAAAAACATCCAGAAGATCCTGTTCCTGAATCTCAGTGAGCAGATCACCTTCGAACCCATAGGTGGGGGCGACTTTCCCCAATGATGTGTTGGTGAGCATCCGCAGGCGGTGACCCTTGGTGACAAACCCGCCATTGTAGAGTGCCCCAGCGACATTGGCAGAAAACTTGATCCAAGCTTCATGGAAAAGCGGCTGTTCCAGCTCGGTCAGCGGCTCGACATAAAACAGTAATTTAATGGTCCCGCTCCCCAGCAGAAATCTGTACAGCTATTAGCCACAGTATCCCTATTCCAAGGTGCACTGTCTATAAAACGCTCTACCCTTCGTGTCCGCCACCTTACGAAAAACGGCGGCCTAACTAAGGCCGCCGTTTCAAAATATCTCAGGTCGCTGTGACTAGACCGCGCAGGTTTTTTCCGCGCTGGTCAGGTCGTAGCCGCCCTCATCAATGTTGACTTGCTCTGCTACGCCGTTGTTGACGACAACAGAAAAACGCTTGCCGCGTGTGCCAAGGCCAAAACCGGAAGCGTCGAGCTCTAGGCCGAGAGCCTTAGTGTAATCTCCGTTACCGTCAGCGAGCATCACGATTTTATCACCAACGCCACGGTCTTCGCCCCAAGCCTTCATCACGAAGGCATCGTTCACGGCCATACAGGCTATGGTGTCGAAGCCCTTGGCTTTAATGGCGTCATAGTTTTTCAAGTAGCTGGGCAGGTGTTGATTGGAGCAGGTTGGAGTAAAGGCCCCAGGCACTGAAAACAGAGCGACTTTCTTTCCGTTAAACAAGTCGTCCGTACTCATGTCTTTTACACCATCGCTGGTCATAACCTTGAAGCTGCCGCTTGGCATCTTGTCACCGTTGCTGATTGTCATTTTGATTTTCTCCTCGTTGGTTCGAATAATGGGGTTCGAATAATGGGGTTCGAATATTGCGCGTCCCTTGCGCTGGGTTCAAAGATTAATGGGTTGTAGGCTATCGCATTACTCTAACCTAAGCATTGGTTGAGCATTTTCCAATCGCGGAATTGAAAAGAGATGCACATATTTCCCTAGTCTAAGGCCCAGAACATCTAGTTCTTATAGGTCTCATGTAAAACATAGATACCGTCATCCACTTCATTGAAGTAATCAGGAATATCTGGATGCATGACCGGGTCTCCCGTTTCGTCCTCCAACAAGTTCTGCTGAGACACATAGGCGACATAGTGTGAGGAGTCGTTCTCAGCAAAGACGTGATAAAACGGCTGGTCTTTGCGGGGTCGAGCCTTTTCTGGAATAGACTGCCACCACTCCTCGGTGTTGTTAAACTCCGGGTCTACATCAAAAATAACGCCCCGAAACGGGAATAGGCGATGGCGCACCACCTGCCCAATGCGAAATTTGGCTTCTCTCGACTGATGTGAAGACCATGCCATCGACATGTCTGTTCCTTTCGCTATCGCGGGCCGGCCCGGTAAGGTTTTAACAGCATACCAAATGGGGTATGGCGCAGCTGTTAACAAGGCTCCAGACCCTTTTCTGACCGGAAGGAAGCTCCTAAACTATTCCGCGTTAATTGAAAACAGGAGGACTCGGTGCCTGAGTCTTTGAGAAACGATCCAGATGTTTTGGAAATCCCGGAAAGTCGCGATTTTCGAGCCTATCATGCCTTTTTGCGATCATCCCGTAATTTTATGGATGGTCCGCTGGTGCGGCAGATGAGCAAAAACTATGACGCAGCCATTGAGGGCGATATAGCGCCCAAAACGGCTGACGAAGCCTTTCAAGTTTTAGACGACTTGCTGGAGTTCCAGCTTTATTCCTGGTGTTTTAGGCATTTTCAAAGATTTAAGTATCACCGGCCAGACTTCGGGATATTCGACGTAGTAAACAAAGACCGTCAGCATATCATCGCAGTGTTAGAAGAAGCGGCCAAAGGTGCCGGAGAAAGTCTTCGGCTAAATGATGATTTGGAATTACCTGAGTATTATCGTTTCGTAGATTTTCATCAGCATACAGGTGGGGTTTACTCAGATACAACAGATGGGGTGGTCTATGAGTTTGGTCGCCGTACAACCAATCCAGCGCATATGGATCCGAATCTGATCTATCGCTTGTCTTATAGTCAGTTTCCAGATCGTGCCTTTGATAAGGTACTGGATTGGGGCACGGGCCACGGTGCGGGCCTGATAGAATGGCAAAAACTTCATCCAGAGTCCGAGTGTTATGGTGTCGATCTTTCGGCTCCGTGTCTCAAATTGGCGCATAAAAGGGCACAAGAACACGGCTTCCAATTCAAGCTGTCACAGCAGGATGTTGAGCATCTCGATTTTGAAGATGATACCTTCGACTGTATTTTTCATCTTTTTATGTTTCACGAAATTCCACCAGTGAATCTTAAGAATGCGCTCAAAGAAGCCTATCGCGTTCTGAAACCAGGAGGTGTTTTTGTTGGGCCCGAGTTTGGTAAGGGTGCGGACTCGCCCATGCTTGAAGCTGTTCAGTTGTCTCATGCTTGGAACAACAACGAGACCTACACGGCGGCCTGGATTGATTTTGATATGGAAAAGGCAGCACGCGATGTTGGTTATAAAAAGGTAACCATAGAACCCTTTAAGCCATACACTTCCACACCTTCAAAAAAGGAATCAGAGGTCATATCGTGGCGTTTCTACCAATTTGAAAAGTAAAAAATTAAGTGACTAAGAACAATTATAAAGCGGTCAAGACCGGGCCGGTGACCGGTGAAGAGCCAGATTGGGTGCATGATTTACCCGTGGACAATCTGGTTGGCGCAATCACGGCCTTGTCGGGAGAGGTTTATATTCTGCGCGAGCGGATGCGGGCCATGGAGCGTGAACTGGTGCGCCGAGATGTTTTATCAGACTGTGCGGTAGAAGATCACGAACCGACTATTGAAGAGCGCGAATCTGATCAAAAGGATCTTGACGCCTTCGTAAATCGTATTTGGTCTGAGATCATGCGTGACCGCACAACCGTCGCCAAAGTCGATCCTGGGGCGGTTAATTATTTTAAACAACCAGAGTGATCCGAATCAGGCTTTTTCAGCCCATTCTTGAGCTTCATCAGCCGCAGCGGCATAATACTTTAAGCCCCAGGCAATCAGCAGGATCGCTGGCACACCGACGACAAGTGGTATAACGGCCATTGAGTATTTTAACATACTCGGGTCGCCCAACAGGTCGGTGATAAGCCCAACGGATGTCGGCCCTAACATCAGACCGACAACGTTGATGATCAACCAATATATGGCAGTTGCCTGCGCGCGCACCTGGTTGGGTGCAATATGTACCACAGCGGCTGCGCCACAAGCTGATGCGGCGGCCCCACCAAGAAGGGAAGGAATATACACAACGGTTGCCCAAACCCCTGTTGGCATGAGGGGGTAAGCAATGTTGGTTATGACCGTAAGAATTACGCCATAAAACATGGCACGCATGGGGCCATCTTTGCCGCCCATCTTGGTCAATTTGTCCGCAAGCCATCCCCCCGCATTGGCACCGATTGGACCAAATATTAGACTAGCTGTTCCAAGTGTGATGCCAATTCTAGCGATGTCCCATCCCCAGGTGCGTTCGAAAAGAGGCGCATTCCAAAACCCTGTGTAGCCAACCAATGTGACAACAGACATGCCGAAGAAAAGGCTGCCATAAGCTTTCCAGCGTACAAACAAAAAGGCCATGCCATCTTTAAAACTCACTTCTCTGCTTGTGCTGGCGCTTGAAGACTTAATTTCAATTAAGCCGCGCCGCAGAGGTTCTTTTACCGTCAGCATGAGGAGTGCCAGCAGGAGGCCAGGAAGGCCAACAATCATAAATGCTGTCTGCCAGGCTTGTAGTTCGCCAACGATGGGGAAAACGAGAGGAGGTATGGAAAGTAGAAAAGCAATCAGTGGGCCTCCCAGAAGGTTCGCAAGTCCTTGCCCTAGTGAAATGCCAGACATGTAGAGGCTAACTGCGCGAGCCCGTTTTTTCTGCGGGAAGTAATCACTGATGAGAGACAGTGCGCTTGGCGTTAAAACAGCTTCACCGGCACCAACGCCAATGCGGGCCATAAAGAGTTGCGGGAAATTTTTGGCTAGGCCGCAAGCTGCCGTCATGAGGCACCAAACAGTAATGCCGAGACCTATAATATTGCGCCGGCTTTTGCGGTCGGCTAGCCACCCAATTGGAATGCCAAGTGTGACGTAAAAGATAGCGAAGGCTGGGCCGAGAATGAGCCCGATCTGTAAGTCGGTGAGTTCGAGGTCTGCTTTGATCGGCTCGATTAACAGACTCATAATCTGACGGTCTATGAACGAAAGAATATACGCAAGCAGCATCAAAGACGTGACGTACCATGCATATTTAGAGTTTGGATACGGCGGCTGCGTTGTCCGTGCCTCATTAACTGTGTCGCTCATCGCTGCTTTCCCCAATATGCAACATTGTGCTTACACAACAGTGTTTACCGAAAGTTTGGTGATGACAAGTGCCCCAATTTATTAGGAGTCCCAGCGCCTCAATTTCAGATCTAAACATGCCGTCATTTTATTAGGCACGACTCCTTAACCCAAGTCTTCAAGAGGTGATTAAATGACAAAATGCCTGATTGACTTGAGGTGACGGCGGGAATGAGACAAAGTTGCTGTTATTCACGCTGCTGCCAGCTTTGGCGTATCAAGGTTACTTAACGTCACGTCTGAACAATACAGAAGCAAAGCCATCATGGGTCTTTCAAAAGGACAAGCGAAGCTCTGGGCTATTGCACTGTTTTCAATCTCGACTCTGGTTTTCGGTGTTGTATGGCAGGTCGCTAAAGACCGTACTTCTGCGCTTGAAGGGTCAGGGCGCGTAACCCAGCAACTCTCTCTAACGCTTGAGGCCAGCATTGTCGGTGGGTTACGGTCAGCTGAACTTGCCGCAGATCATGTTGCGACCGTAACCGCAGGTCACCTTAAACCTGATGGCGACCCGGATGATACGGCGATTGCCTTTTGGGTTGAGACCCTTAGAGAATTAAACTTTCTCCATGGCATTTCTTACATCAAAGCTGACGGAAGCATTCCGAGTACAGCCGTGCGTATGGATGCTGAATCTGTCCAGGTGATAAAGCGGTTGTTCGATGGCAGTGAATGGCCAGCTTATACGATGCACCTTCAAAAGGGAGAGGATAGGATTTTCCTGGGAGACCCAATTCGAAGCTTCTTTGTCGAAGGCGAATGGATTTTGCCATTAACGCAGGCCATACGTGACGCAAATGGTGACCTTGTTGGTGTCGTTTATATTGATATAGCCCTTAAAACATTCTTGAGTTTGTTCGAGGAAGTTTTGCCGCCTGGAATGAACTCTGTGGCTTTGTTCCATGATGATGGCAGGCTTTTGTTTGCATATCCCTTTGTCGATGCGGTTATCGGCAAATCGTATAAAGACCTGAATTTATTTAAAGTGCGGTTGGCGGAGTCTAACGCTGGAACCTATCAGGCACAGTCACAACTCAACCGTGACATGCGTGTCTTGAGCTATAGGTCTGTTGGCGGATGGCCTTTGGTTCTTACCGTTGACCTTTCTAATGCTGAGGTATTAGCGCCTTGGCGCAAGAGCGCCTTTGCCTATGGTTTGGCCGCCACAGGTGCAGCAACTGTAATCCTTACTTTGACGCTCTGGCTCACACTGCAATTCCGACGCGATGATGAAAACCGCAGAACATTATTGTTAAAAGAACGCAGCCTTGAAGAGTCACAGCGCTTGGCAGAGATCGGGCATTTTGAGCGTGATATCCTGACGTCTGAAATCATCTGGGGCGAGAATATGTATGCCATTCATGGTGTGGAGCCAGAGGAATTCGCGCCCAGCCGGCCAGCTTTTCTAGATCTCGTTGTTGAAGAATCCCGTGAAGATGTTGTTCGCAACGTTGGTGCTTTTGATAACCCTCCAGCGGACGGTCATTTTGAAGCACGTATCTGCCGTCCATGTGACGGTGCGGTAAGAACGATGACATATGATTGGAGAATCATTCGTGATCAAGACGGGCGTGCGATCAAGGCGTTTGGTGTGGCCCAAGACGTCACAGATTTAAGGCGGACAGAGCGCAAGGTTAGAGAAAACGAGATTAGGTTGCGAGATATCACGGAATGTATGAGCGATTTTATATGGGAAGTCGACGAGAACGGAGTGATTACTTATTTTGAAAGTGGGTCCCATAATCCCATGCTCAATATTCAGATTGGCGTTACGAAAGATCAGAACATTGATCTGACCGAAGGGCTAACAGATCGTTCAATGATGTTACAGGCTATGGCCCAGCAGGAACCGTTCAGAAATCTGATAATTGCGTTGCGGGATAAGCAGGATGAAGCGCGCTGGGTCCGTATATCCGCTAACCCGATGTATGACTCAAAGAATACGTTTATTGGTTACCGTGGGGCTGGCGCAGACGTAACGGAGCAGCGACGACAGCGATTGCAGCAGGCGGAACGTGAAAAATCCGATGCGTTAGATCGCTTGGCAGGTGGTATCGCCCATGAAATCAACAATCTTCTCCAGCCTGTCGTTGTTTATTCGGCCATGGGAGAAACAGAAGCCCCCGAGATTGAGAGAACACAAGGATATTTTAGAAAAATATACATGGCATCACAGCAGGCAATTCGGATTGTCCAAGATATTTTAACATTTGCGCGAGAGGGGCGTGCCAAAGTTGAGACCATTTCGCTATCAAGTGCAGTAAAAGACGGTTTGGATCTCATGAGGCCAACTTTGCCGAGCACGTTAATTTTAGATCAATTTTGGTTTGATGAGGAAGTGAATGTATCGGCGAACGCAGGTGGTGTGCATCAAGTGTTGTTCAACTTGGTTCGGAATGCTGTCGATGCCGCAGGGCCAAATGGCACTGTCATAATCGAAACTGGAACATCTGTACTGTACTCAAAAGATTCTGATCCCTGGACGGTTTTACCCGGACGGTATGGCTTTTTCTCTGTAGCGGACAACGGCCCGGGTTTGGATGAGCAAACTCTGAGTAAAATCTTTGATCCGTTTTTCACAACCAAACCCCGAGGCGTTGGGACTGGCTTAGGGTTGTCTGTCGTGGCGGGTTTAGTGCGTGAGTGGGGTGGGGCTGTCGATGTTGTGTCGTTTAAGGGTAAAACGACGTTTACGGTTTTTGTGCCGTTGGTTGGCGCTTTAAAGCAAGCGGCTGAATGATATTATTAGGTTTTGACCGCGCCGGTAAAGTAGTAGGTCGCTGCAAAACCGGGTGTCGCATTTGGGTTAATTAAGTGAGATTGGATGTATCGTCCTGGCACTGTTGTCTCGATATAAGATGACTCGTCAAAACCACAGTTCGAATAAAGGTCTTGTAAGGACATGCTGTAGACGGTCGTCATGAAGGGCTCGTTATTGCACGTCGCATCCCAATCTCTGAGCGAAGCTTGGTAGGGCGAGAGGGACTCAAACTGAGGTGCGTCTGAGTGAATCATCATGCCTCCGGGTTTCAACAACCTATGACACTCTTTTATGATGTTCGGCAGAGCTTTTGCAGAGGTCTCGTGTAGTAAGATGCGAGAGACGATAAGGTCAAAGCTCTCGTTGTTAAATTTTGTGTTCTCGGCATTGGCTTGGCAAAAATGAACGTCAATTCCTAGGGCACAAGCTCTCGCATGGGCATACTTCAAGCAAGGAGCGCTCACATCCAATCCATACACATCTGCTTCAGGAAAAACTTCTGCATAAGGAAGTGTATTGTTGCCGATGGTGCAGCCCAAATCCAGAATACGATTCGGCTTTAAACTTGGATAAGTAGTATTGATCCAATGTGCAATGCTTTGCCCAGGGTCATCATTGTTGATTCCTTGGCTTCCCATGTTATGCACGGCGATGGTCCGGTCATATTGAGCCCCTGGAGATACATCGTCTTTGAAGTTCTCCGCATGATAGCCACCGGGTTTCCTGTGAATATCCATAGCCGTCAGGTAGGACGGCATTTCCAAATTCGAGTCTAAGGTTAAAGATCCATGGGTGCCAGCTGCTTTCAAAACCTTTGTAGATATGTCTCTCGCTTGGCGTGAAATCATGTCGCCGGTCACAGCATACATACGGTCTTGATTGTCGGTGCGCAGCCGATACCACAGTTGGCTAGGTGTTGTCCGGCGCATCTCCCTAGCGATTTCCCTGAAGTCAGGGGGATGCCCATACTCTTCTTGAAAAGCTGGTCTGACTTCTGTTTCAAACAGCTTTTTTAGGCGTGGTCGAAGATCTGCCGCAAGTTTAACCGCGAGAACCCGGCAGAAATCTTCTCGTGCCTCTTCGTCATGAGTTCCGGTCGGCAAAAAATCATATGTTGGAAGCGGCAGCATAAGGTTTTACCCGTTCCGACTGCGACTTAGTAAGGTGTTGGTGGAGAAAATGGTTTGTCCTTCAAGTTGGCGAGGGACTCGGGCAAGTCTGGACTGTACTCAGGTGTCAGGCTGAAGGGCAGTTTCTCTTCGCCCCAGATGTTGACGTGCTTACCTTCCATGAACCGAATGAGGCACAGGTTGCCGTTCCGAGAGCCGAAGGGGCCGTGCCAAATGTGAGGGGGCCGCCAAAAATAAGACCCTGCGTTCATGATGCCGCGGTCGGCAATAATGTCACCCGACAGCAAAAACATTTCTTCAACACACGGATGGGCAAGGGCGGCTTCCGCCCAATCAGTGGGGTGGCTTTGTGCGCCACAGTTTAAAATCATGGTTGTTTCGCCCAGGGTTTCGTCTTTACGAAGAATTTTGTGGGCGATCCGGAGGAAGTCCAGGTCAGGGTCCACATCAGCTGAAGTCCATTTCATGTCGTGCAGATAAAGATAGGGAATAGCGTCTTCCGTCATGTTTCCTGGGCCTGGCGCGGAGACTAGTGTGGCGGAAAAGAAGGTGAGCACTACAGCGCCATCGTCAGTTTTCCAATTTTCGTGAGTCAGTCCGGCAGGAAGATAACCGTAACTGTCAAACGGGTAATGCTGATCATTTAAATCCATTGATCCTTCTAGAACCAAGAATTCATGGCCAGCATTAAAGTGTTGAGTATCCGAGGCCGACCATCCTTTCGGATACCTGAGTATGGTCGAGCAGGCGCCCGTTTCATCGTCCTGGCTCAGCATCTTACACTCAATGTCTGCGAATGGCGCTGGCAACAGACCCGTTTGCCAATCCAAGTTCTGAGCATGAATAAACTCAATGTGTGGGCGTGCCATGAGTAAGTGTCCTTCTTCTGTATCAGCGCGTTAGGCCGCTTTCGCAGCGATCACGCCAGCGTGTGTTTTTGAATTGGGTTGGTCGGGGCGCCCCGAGAACGCAGCTTGCTCGATCGTCAGGCCAGCCTCGCTACAGACGCGGGCGAGTGTCTCTGGATCCATCGGGTTGAGGTGCCGCATTTTTGCACCTGTGCGAGCTTGTTCTGGTAAGTAAACCGTGACATCGGGAATAAACCCCGGCCAAGGGTCTCCGGCTGCTTTGCGTTCTTCATACTTATTCGCGCCCCGCGCCCAGAAGCCAGTATAGGGTGTGTCTGCGATCAAGAAGACCTTGCCGCCGGGTTCTAGCCATTCGGCCATCGCCTTAATTGTTTTAGTAACCCCTTCACCATCAAGAAAATGAAGGGCGCGTGAGCATAAAATGGCAGAAAAACTGTGTGGCCGAAACGCAATCTCTGGCATTTGTGCCACAATGCCTTTGGCTCGATTCAGATCGTCGGTAGGAACTTTTGATAGCAGAACCTGCACATGTCCAAGTTCCATATCGCACGCAATGATATTGGCGCCGTGGTCGATTGCCGCCAAGGAGGCAACCCCATAAGCACATCCAACGTCTAAAGACCAGCCGCTAACCCTCCCGGCATACACTGTAAAGGCCGCCGA
Proteins encoded in this region:
- a CDS encoding glycosyltransferase, which gives rise to MPERPPARMTMVTVNYNYGKYLRECMQSIISQPDFDRVDYVVMDGGSTDNSVEIIEELSPHLHHWQSAPDKGNYDAVANGFAKSDAPYMGWLNSDDMLTPWALRTVLEIFDQLPGVRWITSRFPLIAREDGTVISTEIMPGVDAWGFAHGEHIKTLGRPHNGWITQDATFWRRDLWDEVGGKFDDSLELACDFELWSRFLQHAELYTVPTPLSIYRAHGDNKAIANRQDYSDECVEVLTRYNSEFPEWIKDPDNATILRARATGKRFKVIQLKKLQHRLDESHVPPLKTIRYNEAEKRYFVRDE
- a CDS encoding peroxiredoxin, yielding MTISNGDKMPSGSFKVMTSDGVKDMSTDDLFNGKKVALFSVPGAFTPTCSNQHLPSYLKNYDAIKAKGFDTIACMAVNDAFVMKAWGEDRGVGDKIVMLADGNGDYTKALGLELDASGFGLGTRGKRFSVVVNNGVAEQVNIDEGGYDLTSAEKTCAV
- the hspQ gene encoding heat shock protein HspQ, yielding MSMAWSSHQSREAKFRIGQVVRHRLFPFRGVIFDVDPEFNNTEEWWQSIPEKARPRKDQPFYHVFAENDSSHYVAYVSQQNLLEDETGDPVMHPDIPDYFNEVDDGIYVLHETYKN
- a CDS encoding class I SAM-dependent methyltransferase, whose protein sequence is MPESLRNDPDVLEIPESRDFRAYHAFLRSSRNFMDGPLVRQMSKNYDAAIEGDIAPKTADEAFQVLDDLLEFQLYSWCFRHFQRFKYHRPDFGIFDVVNKDRQHIIAVLEEAAKGAGESLRLNDDLELPEYYRFVDFHQHTGGVYSDTTDGVVYEFGRRTTNPAHMDPNLIYRLSYSQFPDRAFDKVLDWGTGHGAGLIEWQKLHPESECYGVDLSAPCLKLAHKRAQEHGFQFKLSQQDVEHLDFEDDTFDCIFHLFMFHEIPPVNLKNALKEAYRVLKPGGVFVGPEFGKGADSPMLEAVQLSHAWNNNETYTAAWIDFDMEKAARDVGYKKVTIEPFKPYTSTPSKKESEVISWRFYQFEK
- a CDS encoding MFS transporter — its product is MSDTVNEARTTQPPYPNSKYAWYVTSLMLLAYILSFIDRQIMSLLIEPIKADLELTDLQIGLILGPAFAIFYVTLGIPIGWLADRKSRRNIIGLGITVWCLMTAACGLAKNFPQLFMARIGVGAGEAVLTPSALSLISDYFPQKKRARAVSLYMSGISLGQGLANLLGGPLIAFLLSIPPLVFPIVGELQAWQTAFMIVGLPGLLLALLMLTVKEPLRRGLIEIKSSSASTSREVSFKDGMAFLFVRWKAYGSLFFGMSVVTLVGYTGFWNAPLFERTWGWDIARIGITLGTASLIFGPIGANAGGWLADKLTKMGGKDGPMRAMFYGVILTVITNIAYPLMPTGVWATVVYIPSLLGGAAASACGAAAVVHIAPNQVRAQATAIYWLIINVVGLMLGPTSVGLITDLLGDPSMLKYSMAVIPLVVGVPAILLIAWGLKYYAAAADEAQEWAEKA
- a CDS encoding ATP-binding protein; this encodes MGLSKGQAKLWAIALFSISTLVFGVVWQVAKDRTSALEGSGRVTQQLSLTLEASIVGGLRSAELAADHVATVTAGHLKPDGDPDDTAIAFWVETLRELNFLHGISYIKADGSIPSTAVRMDAESVQVIKRLFDGSEWPAYTMHLQKGEDRIFLGDPIRSFFVEGEWILPLTQAIRDANGDLVGVVYIDIALKTFLSLFEEVLPPGMNSVALFHDDGRLLFAYPFVDAVIGKSYKDLNLFKVRLAESNAGTYQAQSQLNRDMRVLSYRSVGGWPLVLTVDLSNAEVLAPWRKSAFAYGLAATGAATVILTLTLWLTLQFRRDDENRRTLLLKERSLEESQRLAEIGHFERDILTSEIIWGENMYAIHGVEPEEFAPSRPAFLDLVVEESREDVVRNVGAFDNPPADGHFEARICRPCDGAVRTMTYDWRIIRDQDGRAIKAFGVAQDVTDLRRTERKVRENEIRLRDITECMSDFIWEVDENGVITYFESGSHNPMLNIQIGVTKDQNIDLTEGLTDRSMMLQAMAQQEPFRNLIIALRDKQDEARWVRISANPMYDSKNTFIGYRGAGADVTEQRRQRLQQAEREKSDALDRLAGGIAHEINNLLQPVVVYSAMGETEAPEIERTQGYFRKIYMASQQAIRIVQDILTFAREGRAKVETISLSSAVKDGLDLMRPTLPSTLILDQFWFDEEVNVSANAGGVHQVLFNLVRNAVDAAGPNGTVIIETGTSVLYSKDSDPWTVLPGRYGFFSVADNGPGLDEQTLSKIFDPFFTTKPRGVGTGLGLSVVAGLVREWGGAVDVVSFKGKTTFTVFVPLVGALKQAAE
- a CDS encoding methyltransferase domain-containing protein codes for the protein MLPLPTYDFLPTGTHDEEAREDFCRVLAVKLAADLRPRLKKLFETEVRPAFQEEYGHPPDFREIAREMRRTTPSQLWYRLRTDNQDRMYAVTGDMISRQARDISTKVLKAAGTHGSLTLDSNLEMPSYLTAMDIHRKPGGYHAENFKDDVSPGAQYDRTIAVHNMGSQGINNDDPGQSIAHWINTTYPSLKPNRILDLGCTIGNNTLPYAEVFPEADVYGLDVSAPCLKYAHARACALGIDVHFCQANAENTKFNNESFDLIVSRILLHETSAKALPNIIKECHRLLKPGGMMIHSDAPQFESLSPYQASLRDWDATCNNEPFMTTVYSMSLQDLYSNCGFDESSYIETTVPGRYIQSHLINPNATPGFAATYYFTGAVKT
- a CDS encoding cupin domain-containing protein, which translates into the protein MARPHIEFIHAQNLDWQTGLLPAPFADIECKMLSQDDETGACSTILRYPKGWSASDTQHFNAGHEFLVLEGSMDLNDQHYPFDSYGYLPAGLTHENWKTDDGAVVLTFFSATLVSAPGPGNMTEDAIPYLYLHDMKWTSADVDPDLDFLRIAHKILRKDETLGETTMILNCGAQSHPTDWAEAALAHPCVEEMFLLSGDIIADRGIMNAGSYFWRPPHIWHGPFGSRNGNLCLIRFMEGKHVNIWGEEKLPFSLTPEYSPDLPESLANLKDKPFSPPTPY
- a CDS encoding class I SAM-dependent methyltransferase, with translation MPEATDRGMVPTLNNKGFMSTSLDPVSAAFTVYAGRVSGWSLDVGCAYGVASLAAIDHGANIIACDMELGHVQVLLSKVPTDDLNRAKGIVAQMPEIAFRPHSFSAILCSRALHFLDGEGVTKTIKAMAEWLEPGGKVFLIADTPYTGFWARGANKYEERKAAGDPWPGFIPDVTVYLPEQARTGAKMRHLNPMDPETLARVCSEAGLTIEQAAFSGRPDQPNSKTHAGVIAAKAA